Within the Nocardioides humi genome, the region CCAGGTCGGCACTGCCTACGGCCGCAACACCGCGCTGCGCGTGCTCCTCTCGCCCGCCGAGCCGGTGGCCTGGCACCCCGCCGGCACCGTGCACGGGCACGTCTTCGGGGTCGACGCCGGCAACCTGTGCGTGGCCGACTACCCGTCGTACGCCGCGGTGTCGCGACGCGAGAAGGAGCGGGTGACGGACGTCCTCGCCCGCACCACCGATCGACCGGCGGTGCTGCCGCTGACCTTCGGCGGCGAGCACGCCGTCGGGGTGGTCGCGGACTCGGGCTGGGGCGACGGCGCCTACCCGGCGTTCTGGGGCGTGGACGCGACCGGCGCGATCGCGCAGCTGGTCGTCGACTTCCTGGTGCTGGTCACCGAGCAGGACGGCGTCCTGCGCCACGTCTGATCAGGCGGGCCGGAGCAGCACCGGCATCAGGTCGTGGACCTGCGCACGCAGGTCGTCGAGCACGCCCTCGCGCTCGCACAGGTAGCCCAGCAGCGCCTGCTGGAAGAGCCCGTCGAGCAGGCCGTAGGCGACGTGGGGGGTCATCGCGGGCGCGGCGCCCGCGAGGTCGGCGTACGTGCTGACCACCCGCCAGACCATGTCCTCCAGGGTCTGGTCGATCTGGAGCACCGCCTCGCGCAGGCTCACCTCGAACATGCTCTGCGAGCGCAGGTCGTACCAGAGCCGGTGCATCGGGGCTTCCTCGACGATGGTCTCGACCAGCTTGTCGGCGAACGCCGCGACCAGCCCGTCGGCGGTCGTCGCGTCGGCGACCACACCGTCGTACCGGTGCACGCAGGTCGCCTTGTACTGCCGCACGCAGTAGACGATCAGCTCGAGCTTGTCGTGGAAGTAGTAGTGGACGACGCCGTGGGAGAACTCCGAGTTGTTGGCGATCTCGCGCAGGCTGGCGCGGGCGTAGCCGAGCTCGCCGAGGGTCCGCAGCGCGGAGTCGGCCAGCGCACGGCGGCGCTCGTCGTGCTTGTCGGCAGGCGTACGACGAGCCGTGGCAGTCGTCATGTCGGGCGACACTACCGGACCTCCGGCGCTCCTTGACAGGTGACCAGACTTTTCTGGGCAATTGTCAAGAGAAGTCTTGACAGTCGTCAAGAGACCGGAGTTGTGTGTCCTGCATCACTCACCGACGAAGGAGTCGCTCCCATGACAGTCCCCGAGACGAGCACCACCGAGCTGACCGGCCGCACCGCGCTGGTGACCGGCGGCGCCCAGGGCCTGGGCAGGAAGTTCGCCGAGTACCTCACCGCCGCCGGCGCCACCGTCGTGGTCGCCGACCTGCAGGACGACAAGGGGAAGACCGTCGCGGACGCGATCGGCGGCACCTTCGTCCACCTCGACGTCACCGACGACGCCTCGTGGGAGGCCGCCGTGGCGCAGGCCGTCCGGGAGACCGGCGGGCTCGACATCCTGGTCAACAACGCCGGCATCGAGATCGCCGGCCTCTTCGTCGACCTCGATCCCGACGTCGTACGCCGCATCTTCGACGTCAACGTGGTCGGTACCTCCCTGGGCATCAAGCACTCCTTCCGCGCGATGGGCCCGGGCGGCGCGGCCGGGAAGGGCGGCGTGGTGATCAACATCGCCTCGGTCGCGGCGACGATCGCCTTCCCCGCGCTGTCGGCGTACTCCGCGTCCAAGTCGGCCGTCGACCGGATCACCCGGATCGCCGCGATGGAGAGCGGCAAGCTCGGGCTCGGCGTCCGGGTCAACTGCGTCTACCCCGGGCTGGTCCCCAACGAGATGGGTGCCGGGCTGGCCAATGAGATGACCGCGCTCGGCCTGTTCCCGTCGCCGGAGGAGGCGGTCGCCGGCGTGGTCGCGCTGACCCCGTCAGGCCGGCTGGCCACCGAGGACGAGATCGCGGACGCGGTCGTCTTCCTCGCCTCCGACCGGTCGAGATTCGTCAACGGCGTCGGCCTGCCGGTCGACGGCGGGATGGGGATGTGAGCGCCGTGAGCACCACCAGGCCCGTCGTCGTCTACGGCGCGTCCGGCTACACCGGCCGGCTGATCTGCGAGTACCTCCGCGAGTTCGGCGTCCCCTTCGTCGCCGCCGGCCGCTCGGCCGACAAACTCAAGGACTCGATGGACGCCCACGTACCCGGCATCGAGACGGCCGACTACGACATCGTCGAGGTCGGGCACGACGTCGCCGCGCTCACCGAGCTCCTCCAGGACGCGTCGGTCGTGTGCAACACCGTCGGCCCGTTCAGCAAGCACGGCCCGGCCGTCGTCGAGGCGGCGCTCGCCGCCGGCACCCACTACCTCGACACCACCGGCGAGCAGGACTGGCTGATCACCTGCGAGGAGCGGTACGGCGCGGACTTCGCCGCCGCCGGCCTGCTGCTCTCCCCCGGCATCGCGCAGATGTACACGACCGGCGAGATCGCCGCCGAGCTCTGCCTCGAGAAGCCGGGCCTGGACACCCTCGACATCGCGGTGTTCTGGGGAGGATCCCCCACCATCGCCTCCACGCAGACCATCCTGGTCAACGCCGCGACGTCGAGGGCCCACTACCTCCAGCAGAACCAGTACGTCGAGTTCGACCCCACGCAGGGCCTGGTCCCGCTCGTCGTACCGGGTCAGCACGAGCTCGCCCTGTCGCTGCCGTGGGGCGGCACGTCGCACCCGGTCTGGTACCGCACCGACCCGCGGGTGGCGAACTGCAAGGCGCAGGGCGGGGTCTTCAACGCGGCGCTGATGAACGGCGTCCCGCAGATCGTCGCCGGCGCGCTCGAGGCGACCAAGGACATGAGCGAGGCGGAGCGGGACGAGGCGCTGACCGCGACCGCCGCGCAGGTCATGAACCAGATGCCGCCGCGCGAGAACCCGCGGCTCAACAAGTCGCTGGACTCGGTGCACGCCTCCGGGCCGCTCGGCCGCGCGCACTGTGTGATCCACGGCAACCAGAACTACAAGCAGACCGGACTGCTGCAGGCCTACGCGGCCTACTCCCTGCTCCAGCAGCCGCCGCTGCGGGTCGGGTTCGCCTCGGGCTGCAAGGCGTTCGGTCACCGCGCGCTGCTCGGCCAGCTGCGGGCGTTCGGCCTGGTCGCCGAGCCGGTCCTCACGACCGAGGGCTGAGGGGGTCGGCTCGGTGCGCCTGGTCGACTACCTGGACAAGGGTGCGTCGCTGGGGGGCGACGCGCTCTGCCTGGTCTGCGACGGGCGGACGTGGACGTACGACGAGGTGGGAGGCCTCGCCGGACGGATCGCGTCCGCCCTCGCAGGACGGGGCGTGGCACCGGGGGACAAGGTGGCGATCCTCGCCGCCAACGACCCGGTCGCGTTCACCTGCGTGTTCGGGATCAGCCGCGCCGGCGCGGTCTGGTGCCCGATCAACCCGCGCAACGAGGCAGCGGAGAACCGTGACCTGCTGGCGCTGTTCGACTGCACGACGCTGATCTTCCAGGCGTCGTACGCCGGGCTGGTCGACCAGATCCGCGGCGACCTGCCGGCGATCACCACCCTGGTGTGCCTCGACGCGGCGCCGGAGTGGGCGCTGTCGTGGGAGTCCTTCCTGGACTGCGGCGTGGAGTCCGTCGATCGGCCGGCTCTGGACGACCTCGCGATGATCGTCGGTACGGGCGGCACCACCGGGCGGCCCAAGGGGGTGATGCTCACCGGCACCAACCTGGAGACGATGACCGCGCTCACCCTGATGAGCTATCCATGGCCCGAGGCGCCCGCGCGGCCGGCGTACCTCGCGCTGGCGCCGCTCACCCACGCGGCCGGCGTGCTCTGCTTCCCGGTGCTCGCCTCCGGCGGATCGATCGTGGTCATGCGGACGCCGGACGTCGGCGCCTTCCTGGGGCTGATCGCGTCGGAGCGGGTGACGCACACCTTCCTGCCGCCGACGCTGATCTACCTGGTGCTCGACCACCCCGCGCTCCCGTCGACGGATCTCTCGTCCCTGCAGTGCTTCTGGTACGGCGCCGCGCCGATGTCGTCGCTCCGGCTGGAGGAGGCGCTCACCCGGATCGGGCCGGTGATGGCGCAGCTCTTCGGCCAGACCGAGGCGCCGATGATGATCTCGACCATGGCGCCGCGCGACCACTTCCGCCCCGACGGGAGCATCGCCCACGAGCGGCTGTCATCAGCGGGGCGGCCGGCCCCGCTGGTGACGGTCTCCATCATGTCCTCCTCCGGCGAGCTGCTCGCTGCGGGCGAGCGCGGCGAGATCGTGGTCCGCAGCTCGCTGGTGATGCGGGGCTACTACAAGAACCCGGAGGCGACGGCCGAGGCGTCGGCGTACGGCTGGCACCACACGGGCGACATCGGGTACCTCGACGAGGACGGCTTCCTGCACATCGTCGACCGGGCCAAGGACATGGTGATCACCGGCGGGTTCAACGTGTACTCCACCGAGGTCGAGCAGGCGCTGATGGCGCACCCCGCCGTCGCCGACTGCGCCGTGATCGGCCTGCCCGACGAGAAGTGGGGCGAGCGGCTCACCGCCGTCCTGCAGCTGCGGCCGGGGCAGGCGGTCGCGCCGGACGAGGTGCAGGCGTTCGTGAAGGAGCGGATCGGCAGCGTGAAGACGCCCAAGCAGGTCGAGGTCTGGACGGACCTGCCGCGCTCGAAGGTCGGCAAGGTGCTCAAGACCGAGATCAAGGAGCGGCTGGGGTCCTGAGCTGCGAGGCGCCGCTCAGCGCACGTAGCCGCTCAGGTGCCGCCGCGCGACGTCGGAGGCGAACAGCTCGGCCGAGAGCGCGACCATGTCGTCCATCCGGTCGTCGAGGTACATCAGCGCGTCGGCGTTCAGCAGCCGCTTGGTCGCCTCGAGCCCCTGCCGCTCGCAGGCGGTCAGTCCGGCCACGAGCTCGTCGACGGCCTCGTCGAGGAGCTCCGGGCGGACGGCATGGGTGATCAGGCCGCTCTCGAGGGCGGTCCGGGCGTCGAAGGTCCCCGCGGTGAGGAAGGCGGTGCCGGCGACCCGCGCGCTCATCCGCGGCAGCACGCTGAGCGAGATCACCGCCGGGGTGAGGCCGAGACGGGCCTCGGTGAAGGCGTAGGTGACGTCGTCGCCGGCGACGGCCAGGTCGCAGGCGGCGACGATGCCGAGCCCACCTGCCCGCACCGGGCCGTGGATCCGGGCGACGACCGGCAGCGGGTGGGCCAGGATCGCCCGGAGCAGCCCGGCGAGCCGGTGCGCCGAGACCTCCATGCCCTCGCGGTGCGCCTCCCCCAGGTCCGCGCCCGCGCAGAACGCGCGGCCCTCGGCCCGCAGCACGACCGCCAGGACGTCGTCCTCGGCCGCGCGGTGCAGGGCGGCGCGCAGCTCCTCGAGCAGCTGGGCCGAGAGCGCGTTGCGGTTGCGGTCGGAGTCGAGGGTGAGGACGGCGTACGGCCGCGCGTCGGGCCCGGTCCGCGCGTAGCGGACGACCGCCGTCACGACGCGGGGATCAGCAGCGGTGCGCCGGTGAGCTCACGGACCTTGTCGGCGTCGGTGCCGGGCGCGGTGTCGACGAGCACCAGGCCGTCGTCCGTGACGTCGAGGACGGCGAGGTCGGTGATGATCCGGTCGACCACGCCGGCGCCGGTCAGCGGGAGGGTGCACTGCTCCACGATCTTGGGGGTGCCGTCCTTGGCGACGTGGTCGGTGATCACGAC harbors:
- a CDS encoding DUF5938 domain-containing protein, which produces MSTTRPVVVYGASGYTGRLICEYLREFGVPFVAAGRSADKLKDSMDAHVPGIETADYDIVEVGHDVAALTELLQDASVVCNTVGPFSKHGPAVVEAALAAGTHYLDTTGEQDWLITCEERYGADFAAAGLLLSPGIAQMYTTGEIAAELCLEKPGLDTLDIAVFWGGSPTIASTQTILVNAATSRAHYLQQNQYVEFDPTQGLVPLVVPGQHELALSLPWGGTSHPVWYRTDPRVANCKAQGGVFNAALMNGVPQIVAGALEATKDMSEAERDEALTATAAQVMNQMPPRENPRLNKSLDSVHASGPLGRAHCVIHGNQNYKQTGLLQAYAAYSLLQQPPLRVGFASGCKAFGHRALLGQLRAFGLVAEPVLTTEG
- a CDS encoding TetR/AcrR family transcriptional regulator, yielding MTTATARRTPADKHDERRRALADSALRTLGELGYARASLREIANNSEFSHGVVHYYFHDKLELIVYCVRQYKATCVHRYDGVVADATTADGLVAAFADKLVETIVEEAPMHRLWYDLRSQSMFEVSLREAVLQIDQTLEDMVWRVVSTYADLAGAAPAMTPHVAYGLLDGLFQQALLGYLCEREGVLDDLRAQVHDLMPVLLRPA
- a CDS encoding acyl-CoA synthetase; the protein is MRLVDYLDKGASLGGDALCLVCDGRTWTYDEVGGLAGRIASALAGRGVAPGDKVAILAANDPVAFTCVFGISRAGAVWCPINPRNEAAENRDLLALFDCTTLIFQASYAGLVDQIRGDLPAITTLVCLDAAPEWALSWESFLDCGVESVDRPALDDLAMIVGTGGTTGRPKGVMLTGTNLETMTALTLMSYPWPEAPARPAYLALAPLTHAAGVLCFPVLASGGSIVVMRTPDVGAFLGLIASERVTHTFLPPTLIYLVLDHPALPSTDLSSLQCFWYGAAPMSSLRLEEALTRIGPVMAQLFGQTEAPMMISTMAPRDHFRPDGSIAHERLSSAGRPAPLVTVSIMSSSGELLAAGERGEIVVRSSLVMRGYYKNPEATAEASAYGWHHTGDIGYLDEDGFLHIVDRAKDMVITGGFNVYSTEVEQALMAHPAVADCAVIGLPDEKWGERLTAVLQLRPGQAVAPDEVQAFVKERIGSVKTPKQVEVWTDLPRSKVGKVLKTEIKERLGS
- a CDS encoding SDR family NAD(P)-dependent oxidoreductase — encoded protein: MTVPETSTTELTGRTALVTGGAQGLGRKFAEYLTAAGATVVVADLQDDKGKTVADAIGGTFVHLDVTDDASWEAAVAQAVRETGGLDILVNNAGIEIAGLFVDLDPDVVRRIFDVNVVGTSLGIKHSFRAMGPGGAAGKGGVVINIASVAATIAFPALSAYSASKSAVDRITRIAAMESGKLGLGVRVNCVYPGLVPNEMGAGLANEMTALGLFPSPEEAVAGVVALTPSGRLATEDEIADAVVFLASDRSRFVNGVGLPVDGGMGM
- a CDS encoding enoyl-CoA hydratase-related protein, giving the protein MTAVVRYARTGPDARPYAVLTLDSDRNRNALSAQLLEELRAALHRAAEDDVLAVVLRAEGRAFCAGADLGEAHREGMEVSAHRLAGLLRAILAHPLPVVARIHGPVRAGGLGIVAACDLAVAGDDVTYAFTEARLGLTPAVISLSVLPRMSARVAGTAFLTAGTFDARTALESGLITHAVRPELLDEAVDELVAGLTACERQGLEATKRLLNADALMYLDDRMDDMVALSAELFASDVARRHLSGYVR
- a CDS encoding DUF4241 domain-containing protein — its product is MVVDGRPGTVEVRGAGSLVSDSGVLTVVDLGYDNDDALPLARRVAPGTYPVQVGTAYGRNTALRVLLSPAEPVAWHPAGTVHGHVFGVDAGNLCVADYPSYAAVSRREKERVTDVLARTTDRPAVLPLTFGGEHAVGVVADSGWGDGAYPAFWGVDATGAIAQLVVDFLVLVTEQDGVLRHV